The proteins below come from a single Aegilops tauschii subsp. strangulata cultivar AL8/78 chromosome 6, Aet v6.0, whole genome shotgun sequence genomic window:
- the LOC109741378 gene encoding pentatricopeptide repeat-containing protein At4g13650 codes for MALPPPLLPRSSCICRGVTRATPYKSVENIPDASTAPSATAQHSLLRAHTRAGRMQPARQVFEAMPPRDRSLVAWTAIMSGYATHGPASEALLLLLRMMERSLRPDGFVFSVVLRACAAVGNLRFGRQVHCAAAKMGYVDSDLFVANGLLTMYASCQSLGCAEKVFDGIAAPDLVSWTSMLSGYTENGCHTEALMLFVEMIHASIGCDAFTLSVALRAASSLANRSLGHQLHCCIIKSGFSKSGFLENCLIEFYGRSREPQLMQKVFDDMHDKDLVSSNSIIQCYADNMCDDQALSHFRAMMFECSECDEFTLGSILHVVTRRGAFGYGREIHGYLIRAGLDSDKHVMSALMDMYVNWATLHKGQCMLPLRMLRYYLLVQGKLDHFIVATSLRLCAFDQDLATGRMLHAYVLKFNMNSDPFVTSSLVDMYAKCGSVDESHVLFSRTKDPGTAAWTAVISGNCLNGQFERAMHLFRRMQLEHVQPNEFTYTSVLTACVALGDVVGGMEIQGNSIRTGYGTNASVVQSLISFYLREGQFKQALKLCLSLSNREISWEALVKDFAQGDDHVGILNLLCVIQRSGGVLDYPTSLHILNSCGKLELLREGLQAHAYLTKRGLASEPCISNHLIDMYSNCGSLKNALDAFRYMSDKSASTWTSIIIAHLENGCPETAIDLFVQMLRREKIPTSIAFLSVLKACAEIGLVSEAFQFFVSMTEVYKIEPSEGHYSHMIEVLSHSGMFKEAEHFIDSVVPLESSASAWTLLCSAAKQNGNTKIVKLAMDKLASLAPCDCRANASLGNVIPITDYLIRRHQCNE; via the coding sequence ATGGCGCTCCCTCCTCCCTTGCTCCCGCGCTCTTCCTGTATTTGCAGAGGCGTCACCAGAGCCACCCCGTACAAATCCGTGGAAAACATACCGGATGCCTCCACTGCCCCCTCCGCCACAGCGCAGCACTCGCTGCTTCGCGCCCATACGCGCGCCGGCCGAATGCAGCCCGCGCGGCAGGTGTTCGAGGCAATGCCGCCGCGGGACAGGTCCCTCGTCGCTTGGACTGCTATCATGTCCGGGTACGCCACCCACGGCCCCGCCTCCGAGgcgctgctcctgctgctgcgcATGATGGAGCGGTCACTGAGGCCGGACGGGTTCGTCTTCTCAGTCGTGCTGCGCGCCTGCGCGGCAGTCGGGAACCTCAGATTTGGAAGGCAGGTCCACTGCGCCGCTGCGAAGATGGGCTACGTAGATTCTGACCTCTTTGTGGCAAACGGCCTCCTTACCATGTACGCGAGCTGCCAGTCGCTGGGTTGCGCTGAGAAGGTGTTCGATGGCATTGCCGCACCTGATCTGGTTTCTTGGACCTCCATGCTCAGCGGCTACACTGAAAATGGCTGCCATACCGAGGCGCTAATGTTGTTCGTGGAAATGATCCATGCCAGTATTGGATGTGACGCGTTCACTCTGTCAGTTGCACTCAGGGCAGCTTCTAGTTTGGCCAACCGAAGTTTGGGACACCAGCTGCATTGCTGCATCATCAAGTCAGGATTCTCTAAAAGCGGGTTCTTGGAGAACTGCCTGATCGAGTTCTATGGGAGGTCCAGGGAACCACAGCTGAtgcagaaggtgtttgatgaCATGCATGACAAGGATTTGGTTTCTTCCAATAGCATCATCCAGTGCTATGCAGATAACATGTGTGATGATCAGGCTTTGTCTCACTTCCGTGCTATGATGTTTGAATGCTCGGAATGCGATGAGTTTACATTGGGTAGCATTTTGCATGTTGTCACCAGAAGAGGAGCTTTTGGTTATGGAAGGGAAATACATGGCTACCTCATTAGAGCAGGTCTAGACTCAGATAAGCATGTTATGAGTGCTCTGATGGATATGTATGTCAATTGGGCTACTCTTCATAAGGGACAATGTATGCTACCTTTGAGAATGCTAAGATACTATTTGCTGGTCCAGGGAAAGTTGGATCACTTTATtgtggccactagtttgaggttGTGCGCTTTTGATCAAGATTTAGCAACAGGAAGGATGTTACACGCCTATGTTTTGAAGTTCAACATGAATTCAGATCCCTTTGTCACTAGTTCACTGGTCGACATGTATGCTAAATGCGGTTCTGTGGATGAATCACATGTTCTCTTTTCAAGAACCAAGGATCCAGGGACAGCCGCATGGACTGCGGTAATCTCAGGCAACTGCTTGAATGGTCAATTTGAAAGAGCAATGCATTTGTTCAGGAGGATGCAGTTGGAGCATGTGCAACCTAACGAGTTCACTTATACCTCTGTACTTACAGCATGTGTGGCTCTTGGGGATGTCGTAGGTGGCATGGAGATCCAGGGCAACTCCATCAGAACTGGTTATGGAACCAATGCTTCTGTTGTGCAAAGTCTTATAAGCTTTTACTTAAGAGAAGGGCAGTTCAAGCAGGCCCTTAAGCTGTGCTTATCACTCTCAAACCGTGAGATTTCTTGGGAAGCACTGGTTAAAGATTTTGCTCAAGGTGATGATCACGTTGGAATACTTAATCTTTTGTGTGTTATCCAACGTTCTGGTGGGGTTCTTGATTATCCAACTTCATTACACATCTTGAATTCTTGTGGAAAATTGGAACTCCTTCGTGAAGGGCTTCAAGCACATGCCTACCTTACAAAGCGTGGCCTTGCTTCTGAACCATGCATCAGCAATCACCTTATTGACATGTACTCCAATTGCGGCAGTCTCAAAAATGCATTGGATGCCTTCCGATATATGTCTGACAAGAGTGCATCTACTTGGACCTCAATAATCATAGCTCATCTAGAAAATGGCTGTCCAGAGACAGCCATTGACTTGTTTGTGCAGATGTTAAGAAGAGAGAAAATACCAACTTCGATTGCATTCTTATCTGTGCTGAAGGCCTGTGCAGAAATCGGCCTTGTAAGTGAAGCCTTCCAGTTCTTTGTGTCCATGACCGAGGTTTACAAAATAGAACCTTCAGAAGGTCATTACTCGCACATGATTGAGGTTTTGAGTCATTCTGGTATGTTCAAGGAAGCAGAGCATTTCATTGATAGTGTGGTCCCTTTGGAATCTAGTGCTTCAGCCTGGACTTTACTTTGTTCTGCTGCCAAACAAAATGGAAACACCAAAATCGTGAAGCTTGCAATGGACAAACTCGCAAGCCTTGCTCCATGTGATTGTCGAGCAAATGCTTCACTGGGAAATGTCATCCCCATCACTGACTATTTAATCAGGCGGCACCAGTGTAATGAGTGA